The Pochonia chlamydosporia 170 chromosome 1, whole genome shotgun sequence genome window below encodes:
- a CDS encoding PAB1 binding protein (similar to Cordyceps militaris CM01 XP_006670401.1): MPVPKKEGTPSGGGAARADGRGQNGNRSNFRTDAAISNSRFGNERTLQPWVPDAADGVDGSLEATSTSSSMPWDQFAANEKLFGLKTDYDENIYTTAINKTHPQYRERMAAADRKAKEIERSVATTAHVAEERVMDYVGGGASEENEEDKYSGVRRQDFPPLSGAGRENRYTPPAKRAPTSQSTVKGAPVDPAIISSQLKAPAKRQAASTEQSRPQSSEAIKNGVAGKAETPKSSTPKPVEEKPSDSKAATPPNTTSESKTPESKPSEKTTAAGPSSASSSRNTSSQPKEATPSATSTVERDVLKEFKSFASQQRLNAEKARTNKARADKEVKLTELKKFASSFKLTTPVPTDLVSIIAKDPAKQKEIQAKAMKNAEEMSKSKSDSAAKDKSQSTKEAATTKASDVHNPANTGDSRATRTVPVPQVSGPTGNGNRHAGPRQQFPQQPYHPQPYRNNRGGPQHTTSQQPTGNLAQRLRHVEQQRYSQPPPPAQHTPGHEMRAPPTGPASNADSGFNRRLSGAPGQMGAKLNPNSHEFRPSPFAAAFNPNSHTSAGSSPRTSVNNVTDSPGPVAPQTSIIRRKTKAVDVNKCSILSHIKTLAPPQGRNWDDNGGLRPSYDTLPTWRQLQDDEKPDSTMHLTYKEYLERQPFNGPSAATPNPTHVVPQMAHQHQLPFHLQHGAHNVPTRQSPHMAPMQMHTPQHGPVPHPPYGSDEHRMMHSNSAQSFASPRMGQLPVAYPGQGPYQQPVFVAPTNPQMGQYRSFSNNPHYVPPQQGHMGGPMMMQHQFIHGPQGMVTPQMMYHGAHPQYMPPTGPPQPVPGGNGYPSPGRPAAALMMHQGSQQGQPVYGMSPNVQYNQPAYGPGQPSGPGQ; the protein is encoded by the exons ATGCCTGTCCCCAAGAAAGAAGGCACGCCGAGCGGAGGCGGTGCCGCCAGAGCCGACGGCCGGGGTCAAAATG GCAATAGATCAAACTTTCGAACCGATGCAGCTATATCAAACAGCCGTTTTGGGAACGAGCGCACCTTGCAGCCCTGGGTTCCCGATGCTGCTGATGGTGTGGACGGCAGTCTAGAGgccacctccacctccagCAGTATGCCCTGGGATCAATTTGCTGCAAACGAGAAACTCTTTGGCCTGAAGACTGATTACGACGAGAATATCTATACCACTGCTATCAACAAGACACACCCTCAGTATCGGGAAAGAATGGCTGCTGCCGACAGAAAGGCCAAAGAAATAGAGCGCAGTGTAGCAACCACGGCTCATGTTGCGGAAGAACGTGTCATGGATTATGTTGGAGGTGGTGCCTCGGAGGAGAATGAAGAAGACAA GTATAGTGGTGTACGCCGCCAGGACTTTCCTCCACTCTCCGGGGCTGGCCGAGAGAACCGTTACACGCCCCCTGCCAAACGTGCACCCACGTCGCAGTCGACTGTGAAAGGTGCACCTGTTGATCCAGCGATCATATCCTCACAGCTCAAGGCTCCTGCTAAAAGACAAGCTGCGTCGACGGAGCAGTCACGACCTCAGTCTTCGGAGGCGATTAAGAATGGCGTTGCTGGCAAAGCAGAGACTCCGAAGTCGTCTACACCCAAGCCCGTGGAAGAGAAGCCCAGTGATTCTAAGGCAGCAACCCCGCCTAATACCACTTCGGAATCCAAAACGCCTGAATCCAAGCCTTCGGAGAAGACGACCGCAGCCGGTCCATCCTCTGCATCGTCCTCCCGTAACACGTCTTCTCAGCCAAAGGAGGCAACGCCAAGCGCAACATCCACCGTCGAACGTGACGTATTAAAGGAATTTAAGAGCTTTGCGTCTCAGCAGCGTCTCAATGCAGAAAAGGCTAGGACCAACAAGGCCCGTGCCGATAAGGAGGTCAAGTTGACAGAATTGAAGAAGTTCGCAAGTAGCTTTAAGCTGACAACTCCCGTACCCACGGATCTGGTGTCAATTATCGCAAAGGACCCAGCAAAGCAGAAAGAAATCCAGGCAAAGGCTATGAAGAATGCCGAGGAgatgtccaagtccaagtcgGATTCGGCGGCGAAAGACAAGAGCCAGTCTACCAAGGAGGCGGCGACCACGAAAGCGTCTGATGTCCACAATCCTGCCAATACAGGTGATAGCCGTGCTACAAGAACAGTCCCCGTACCACAGGTGTCTGGGCCTACAGGCAACGGTAATAGACACGCCGGACCTCGCCAGCAATTTCCACAGCAGCCATATCATCCCCAGCCATATCGAAACAACCGCGGTGGCCCGCAACACACCACTTCCCAGCAGCCGACCGGAAACTTGGCACAAAGACTTCGTCATGTGGAACAGCAAAGGTACTCGCAGCCGCCTCCCCCAGCACAGCACACTCCAGGCCATGAGATGCGCGCTCCCCCTACTGGTCCCGCCAGCAATGCGGATTCTGGCTTCAACAGGCGATTGAGCGGAGCTCCTGGACAGATGGGCGCCAAGTTGAACCCTAACAGCCATGAATTCAGACCTAGCCCTTTTGCAGCCGCTTTCAATCCCAACAGCCACACCAGTGCAGGTTCTAGCCCACGCACCTCGGTCAACAACGTCACTGACAGCCCCGGCCCTGTGGCACCGCAGACCTCCATCATTCGCCGTAAGACGAAAGCTGTGGATGTCAATAAATGCTCGATTTTGTCGCATATCAAGACCTTGGCGCCGCCTCAAGGACGTAACTGGGACGACAACGGCGGTCTACGGCCCTCATACGACACTCTGCCAACGTGGCGACAGCTACAAGACGATGAAAAACCTGATTCAACCATGCATCTTACATATAAAGAGTACCTCGAGCGACAGCCTTTCAACGGGCCCTCCGCAGCGACTCCAAATCCCACGCATGTCGTTCCACAGATGGcgcaccagcaccaacttccatttcatcttcagcacGGCGCCCATAACGTGCCAACTCGGCAGTCACCGCACATGGCACCGATGCAAATGCACACGCCACAACATGGGCCTGTACCGCATCCGCCGTACGGCTCTGACGAACACAGGATGATGCACTCCAATTCAGCCCAGTCGTTTGCTTCTCCTCGCATGGGTCAACTTCCAGTTGCATATCCTGGCCAGGGCCCGTATCAACAGCCAGTTTTCGTTGCCCCAACTAATCCCCAAATGGGACAATATCGCAGTTTCTCCAACAATCCTCACTACGTACCACCGCAACAAGGTCACATGGGTGGcccgatgatgatgcagcaccAGTTCATTCATGGCCCTCAAGGGATGGTTACGCCTCAGATGATGTATCATGGCGCTCATCCGCAATACATGCCACCTACTGGACCACCGCAGCCAGTTCCAGGTGGTAATGGGTATCCAAGCCCGGGACGCCCCGCTGCAGCTCTCATGATGCATCAAGGCTCTCAGCAGGGCCAGCCTGTCTACGGCATGAGCCCCAATGTGCAGTACAACCAACCTGCATATGGTCCGGGTCAACCTAGCGGGCCTGGTCAGTGA
- a CDS encoding RNA polymerase Rpb1 repeat domain-containing protein (similar to Metarhizium acridum CQMa 102 XP_007812000.1) translates to MKTFAAATAAIIGLASFGSAHMEMKDPPPFRSKFNKFTTDIDYSMTSPLSASGSDFPCKGYHKLAGTPQGQSVVTWTPGQSYKMTITGGTPHNGGSCQASLSFDGGNSWKVIHSYIGNCPVMGDSSYNFALPNDTPAGKALFAWSWFNQVGNREMYMNCAAVTIAGRNSAKIRKARGVSDSISSRPAMFVANVGNGCSTVEGKDLLFPKPGPDVNVNSQKTAGPVGNCAK, encoded by the coding sequence ATGAAGACCTTCGCCGCTGCAACcgctgccatcatcggcCTTGCATCCTTCGGATCAGCTCATATGGAGATGAAGGACCCTCCTCCATTCCGCTCCAAGTTTAACAAGTTCACCACCGACATTGACTACAGCATGACCTCGCCCCTCTCGGCCAGCGGCTCCGACTTTCCTTGCAAGGGATACCATAAGCTCGCTGGCACTCCTCAGGGCCAGTCGGTCGTCACTTGGACCCCAGGCCAGTCTTACAAGATGACCATCACCGGCGGCACTCCCCACAATGGAGGCAGTTGCCAAGCCTCTCTGTCCTTTGACGGCGGCAACAGCTGGAAAGTCATACATTCTTACATTGGTAACTGCCCTGTCATGGGTGACTCGAGCTACAACTTTGCTCTGCCCAACGATACCCCGGCCGGTAAGGCCCTCTTCGCCTGGTCCTGGTTCAACCAGGTTGGCAACCGCGAGATGTACATGAACTGCGCTGCGGTTACCATCGCGGGACGTAACAGCGCGAAGATTCGCAAGGCCCGTGGTGTTTCCGACTCCATCAGCAGCCGCcctgccatgtttgttgcCAACGTTGGCAATGGGTGCTCGACCGTCGAGGGCAAGGACTTGCTGTTCCCCAAGCCTGGTCCCGATGTCAATGTGAACTCGCAGAAGACTGCTGGTCCCGTTGGAAACTGCGCCAAGTAG